A region of Anopheles merus strain MAF chromosome 2R, AmerM5.1, whole genome shotgun sequence DNA encodes the following proteins:
- the LOC121589329 gene encoding histone-lysine N-methyltransferase, H3 lysine-79 specific isoform X4, with protein sequence MATPNYKELKLQSPAGAEPFLYNFPFSTVMGTGHDSGAELIENVRWVCEDMPEIKSAIEEIDLNNLDTNNYDAMKNLCDRFNRAIDSVAALEKGTSLSNQRFTYPSRGLLKHILQQVYNQAVVEPEKLNQYEPFSPEVYGETSFDLICQMIDQVKITADDVFVDLGSGVGQVVLQMAASTPVKVCFGIEKADVPSKYAEGMNTTFKLWMRWFGKKYGDYELIKGDFLADEYREKITSATIVFVNNFAFGPNVDHQLKERFADLRDGARIVSSKSFCPLNFRITDRNLSDIGTIMHVSEMSPLRGSVSWTGKPVSYYLHIIDRTKLERYFQRLKTKGTENHTDGTSGGGSGSHSTRSSRSRKDNNTNHHHHHPKVITNDDSTSESDTDVVGPTTRKAWSDWNSGKEGKTSPSEEENNNSPVLRNGRIPVATKKRRKITRTKAAGKKAELAAASAAAAAAAAAAAAAAANREMGVGTSAASAAAAAAAAMAGGKKRGRVKGKGRQRRPLNIAGLDLLHNETLLSTSEQMIGKRLPPAPGCVDQQLTSLAGDMQHNELDIPEAPSETPYALQILLDLYKTQFMKTIEAMRKPSYKDNVQQQFDREKERNQRLMNRAGQLEKQIKVLIDDSVALLKARMNELGISTTSQNDLLCKAKEIVGRHKELQVMAAKLQNQVNVIEQEQKRLVMQHLTKLTVEQQQQHQQQQQHQQLHPHQPYIKQEDAELTSSSSNELVLKAIASTLSQRKKLYAQVSNLETELNLIEKLTEERKSMVVGLSATAPNSNHNSASSTAAAAAAAATSTIISVARATEVRDRDREQYGHAGQLHPATIGGGREREHIHPDGITTSKHTSDPVRTLPAGAAAGPVGVAGSAAPLPPPPMAGVGSASVTVPSTPTKQGSGSGSSRSAQRKSRENRTRSQEWPEIPDIGKIEENNPEILAQKILETGRQIEAGKLLAAGKHASKERSSEGKLAPVVTAGHGSSAAAGTAAPQHIAHPPTVGAPAPQQQPYPHHHQQPHSQPSHAPVHPHLHHPDTALMPAPASTINKAHHHHRSNSGGSSGAVPPPVPTGGGSLPKCFVPGTASNEHHSGGGRNAAEGSSGTGRGGGSGGSGGGGKLQDSHKVVNFEDRLKSIITSVLQGSPKTGNTASSAPAPVSLTVTGPPPTGPSPGAGHRDAHHRSGSGGHQPLTMEPAGSPLKATSASGAGYGSAAGPGKTTVYLQSSPGAGSHHPHQMVVAQDMSARSSSGGRGPSPSAHNPAHQQQIHPHQVSQSQYQQQQQLLHHPHHPHAQQSLHHQQQQQQHQHYQLQQQHQHQQQQQQQQQGMLNVITSGAHHLNASTSISTSPVPTSPYKMHPTGPPASSIAGSASTKISPSSKYPYPKGGPVAGMSHHSPGSSALSTHQQIIQQQERERAMLYAAAAHGGGLPIDHPHHPLHQHHHRGMPQSLVDGKILEFKAPENFRFDPRASGPSGAAGNGPPMLDTSAVALQSHSRSSSTNSLDSFPAADYGPASAGASTMGSGGARYGGQQQPIPLVTHSPGVGSQGSGQQHGGNNSRPGSTSSQPDYTQVSPAKMALRRHLSQEKLTHPSAGGPAAGGPVSGGPGAGGSGGGLGTVKTIGDLVNGEIERTLEISNQSIINAAINMSSHQQQQQQSSAASGNSSAPPASGNNTVINTHVQRPERVSIRLLEEAGHAAAGGPPPPGSSGGGTYSPISRPGSVGDSGSKSPVHHLHGQSNLASLVQVSAYNAKNHKGAGTTAAPSTIVSPRGGGSSQQQQQQHQQYSTAPGSGAAGGPGAVYQQSTSRGHDRHHSGEPMPYMALPRADMKPYLESYFTDEHNKRQQQLQQQQQHHHHQHQQHPQHQQQHLQHPVQSPSPSAMSASALGLHHHQQQQMHHQHAPLAMHRASHPVDLHRGSVVMNEPGMLSRSRGEMIPMDDNRMDRLNGGPPLEGLAASLQARVIATLKIKEEDEERHRRDLSIHHSTSGTINSSSNSINSTNSNIHGGSLQIVQTAHIKSEKYTSSSSSSSTSSLSSTSSHHHHALKRTSPIVEHPAGTRPPKMLYTTSASAGGMDCGPDADMLHVPRGAVPSGSVVGHSAVRGGLLVAPPLVMSPEINSLSSVVDDGRHHHQLHIRHNHHSRNDVDAHPNERRRNRIG encoded by the exons atggcCACTCCGAACTACAAGGAGCTGAAGCTGCAGTCGCCGGCCGGTGCCGAACCGTTCCTGTACAACTTCCCGTTCTCGACGGTGATGGGCACGGGGCACGATTCGGGCGCCGAGCTGATCGAGAACGTGCGCTGGGTGTGCGAGGACATGCCGGAGATCAAATCGGCGATCGAGGAGATCGATCTGAACAACCTGGACACGAACAACTACGATGCGATGAAAAACCTGTGCGATCGGTTCAACCGAGCGATCGACAGTGTGGCGGCACTG GAAAAGGGAACATCGCTGTCGAACCAACGGTTTACCTACCCATCGCGCGGGCTGCTGAAGCACATCCTGCAGCAGGTGTACAACCAGGCCGTGGTGGAGCCGGAGAAGCTGAACCAGTACGAGCCCTTCTCGCCGGAGGTGTACGGCGAGACGTCGTTCGATCTGATCTGCCAGATGATCGACCAGGTGAAGATCACGGCCGACGACGTGTTCGTCGATCTGGGCTCGGGCGTCGGGCAGGTGGTGCTGCAGATGGCCGCCTCGACACCGGTAAAGGTGTGCTTCGGCATAGAGAAAGCGGACGTGCCGTCCAAGTATGCGGAGGGCATGAACACGACGTTCAAGCTGTGGATGCGCTGGTTCGGCAAGAAGTACGGCGACTACGAGCTGATCAAGGGCGACTTCCTGGCGGACGAGTATCGGGAGAAGATCACCTCCGCCACGATCGTGTTCGTGAACAACTTTGCGTTCGGCCCGAACGTTGACCATCAGCTGAAGGAGCGCTTTGCCGACCTGCGGGACGGTGCCCGCATCGTGTCGTCGAAAAGCTTCTGCCCGCTCAACTTCCGCATCACCGATCGCAACCTGAGCGACATCGGCACGATCATGCACGTGAGCGAGATGAGCCCGCTGCGGGGCTCGGTGTCGTGGACGGGCAAGCCGGTGTCGTACTATCTGCACATCATCGACCGGACGAAGCTGGAGCGCTACTTTCAGCGGCTGAAAACGAAGGGCACGGAAAACCATACGGACGGCACGAGCGGAGGCGGCAGCGGTTCGCACTCGACGCGCTCGTCTCGGTCGCGCAAggacaacaacaccaaccaccaccaccaccatccgaaGGTGATCACGAACGACGACAGCACGTCGGAGAGTGACACGGACGTGGTCGGGCCGACGACGCGCAAAGCGTGGTCCGACTGGAACAGCGGCAAGGAGGGTAAGACGAGTCCGTCCGAGGAGGAGAACAACAATTCGCCGGTCCTGCGGAACGGCCGCATCCCGGTGGCCACCAAAAAGCGGCGAAAGATCACCCGCACCAAGGCGGCGGGCAAGAAGGCGGAACTGGCGGCAGCTAGTGCcgcggctgctgcggctgcggcagcggcagcggcggcggcagcaaacCGGGAGATGGGCGTTGGTACGTCGGCCGCGTCTGCTGCCGCAGCAGCTGCGGCGGCGATGGCTGGCGGCAAGAAACGGGGCCGCGTTAAGGGCAAGGGACGGCAGCGGCGTCCGCTGAACATTGCCGGGCTGGATTTGCTGCACAACGAGACGCTGCTGAGCACGTCGGAACAGATGATTGGCAAGCGGTTGCCGCCGGCACCGGGATGCGTCGACCAGCAGCTTACCTCACTGGCGGGCGATATGCAGCACAACGAACTGGACATTCCGGAGGCCCCGTCGGAGACGCCGTACGCGCTACAAATACTGCTCGACTTGTACAA gACTCAGTTTATGAAGACGATCGAAGCGATGCGCAAGCCATCGTACAAGGACAacgtgcagcagcagtttgACCGAGAGAAGGAGCGCAACCAGCGGCTAATGAATCGGGCTGGCCAGCTCGAGAAGCAGATTAAGGTGCTGATCGACGACAGTGTGGCACTGCTGAAGGCACGCATGAATGAGCTGGGCATTAGCACGACCAGCCAGAACGATTTGCTGTGCAAGGCGAAAGAGATCGTCGGCCGGCATAAGGAGCTGCAGGTGATGGCAGCGAAGCTGCAGAACCAGGTGAACGtgatcgagcaggagcagaAGCGGCTGGTGATGCAGCATCTTACGAAGCTGACGGtcgagcaacagcagcagcatcagcaacagcaacagcaccagcagctaCACCCGCACCAGCCGTACATTAAGCAGGAGGATGCTGAGCTTACCTCTTCCAGCTCAAACGAGCTCGTCCTGAAAGCGATCGCCAGCACGCTATCCCAGCGCAAGAAGCTGTACGCACAAGTCTCCAATCTGGAAACGGAGCTGAATCTGATAGAAAAGCTTACGGAGGAGCGCAAATCGATGGTGGTAGGTTTATCGGCAACGGCGCCAAACAGCAATCACAACAGTGCGTCGTCtacggcggcggctgctgctgccgctgccacgTCGACGATCATTTCGGTTGCTCGAGCAACGGAAGTGCGTGATCGTGATCGGGAGCAGTACGGGCACGCGGGTCAGTTGCACCCGGCTACGATTGGCGGTGGGCGAGAACGCGAACACATCCATCCGGACGGCATTACCACCAGCAAACACACGTCCGACCCTGTCCGCACGCTACCGGCAGGAGCGGCGGCCGGACCGGTAGGTGTCGCCGGAAGTGCTGCGCCCTTGCCTCCTCCACCAATGGCAGGTGTTGGGTCGGCTTCGGTGACTGTACCGTCCACGCCGACGAAGCAAGGATCCGGTAGTGGATCTTCGCGGTCGGCACAGCGAAAGTCTCGCGAAAATCGAACCCGCTCGCAGGAGTGGCCCGAAATACCGGACATTGGCAAGATTGAGGAGAACAATCCGGAGATCCTCGCCCAGAAGATACTCGAAACGGGCAGGCAGATCGAAGCGGGCAAGCTTCTCGCTGCCGGCAAACACGCTTCCAAAGAACGTAGCAGCGAGGGCAAACTCGCCCCCGTGGTCACCGCAGGCCATGGATCGAGTGCAGCTGCCGGTACTGCGGCACCGCAGCACATTGCACACCCACCTACAGTGGGCGCACCAGCTCCACAACAGCAGCCGtaccctcatcatcatcaacagccGCACTCGCAACCGTCGCATGCACCTGTCCATCCTCATCTACACCATCCGGATACAGCGTTGATGCCTGCGCCAGCCTCTACCATCAACAAGgctcaccatcatcatcgtagcAACAGTGGGGGGTCCAGTGGGGCCGTGCCACCACCTGTACCTACGGGCGGTGGGTCGCTTCCGAAGTGTTTCGTACCTGGCACTGCGTCAAACGAGCATCACAGCGGTGGTGGACGGAACGCCGCCGAAGGTTCTAGCGGTACGGGACGTGGTGGAGGTAGTGGCGGCAGTGGTGGCGGTGGAAAGCTGCAAGATTCGCATAAGGTGGTCAACTTCGAGGATCGCCTGAAGAGTATCATCACCTCCGTACTGCAAGGATCCCCCAAAACGGGAAACACAGCAAGCTCGGCACCGGCGCCAGTGTCCTTAACGGTAACTGGACCTCCACCGACTGGCCCATCGCCTGGTGCTGGCCACCGTGATGCTCATCATCGCAGTGGAAGCGGCGGCCATCAGCCGCTAACGATGGAGCCCGCTGGATCACCGTTGAAAGCGACATCTGCATCGGGGGCAGGCTATGGATCGGCTGCCGGTCCCGGAAAGACGACGGTCTATCTGCAATCCTCTCCCGGGGCAGGGTCGCATCATCCACATCAGATGGTGGTCGCTCAAGATATGTCCGCTCGCTCGTCGTCCGGTGGACGAGGGCCCAGCCCTTCGGCGCACAATCCGGCGCATCAGCAGCAGATACATCCACATCAGGTCAGTCAATCACAgtaccaacagcaacagcaactgcTCCATCATCCTCACCATCCTCATGCGCAACAATCtcttcatcatcagcagcagcagcaacagcaccagcattACCagttgcaacagcagcatcaacatcagcagcagcagcagcagcagcagcagggaatGCTGAACGTAATCACCAGCGGCGCACACCATCTGAATGCCAGTACCTCGATTTCGACCTCGCCCGTGCCAACGTCTCCGTACAAAATGCATCCCACCGGGCCGCCAGCGAGTAGTATCGCTGGCAGCGCCTCGACAAAGATCTCACCGAGTTCGAAGTATCCCTATCCGAAGGGCGGACCCGTGGCCGGGATGAGTCACCATTCGCCGGGCTCGTCCGCATTGAGCACGCACCAGCAAATCATCCAGCAGCAGGAGCGCGAGCGTGCCATGCTGTACGCTGCCGCCGCCCACGGCGGTGGCTTGCCGATCGACCATCCGCATCATCCGttgcatcagcatcatcatcgcggcatgCCGCAGTCCTTGGTGGATGGGAAAATTCTAGAGTTTAAGGCGCCGGAAAATTTCCGTTTCGATCCGCGTGCAAGCGGGCCCAGTGGTGCGGCCGGCAATGGGCCACCAATGCTCGACACGTCGGCGGTGGCGCTGCAGAGCCATTCGCGCAGCTCGTCAACCAACTCGCTCGACAGCTTCCCGGCAGCCGACTACGGACCGGCATCCGCTGGAGCGTCTACGATGGGTAGTGGTGGTGCACGGTACGGTGGGCAACAGCAACCGATCCCGCTGGTGACACATTCGCCCGGCGTTGGATCGCAAGGATCCGGGCAGCAGCACGGTGGAAACAATTCGCGCCCCGGTTCGACGTCCTCCCAGCCCGACTACACGCAAGTGTCGCCGGCAAAGATGGCGCTTCGTCGACATCTGTCCCAGGAGAAGCTAACCCACCCATCGGCGGGAGGACCGGCCGCTGGTGGTCCGGTGAGCGGAGGACCTGGcgctggtggtagtggtggcggACTGGGCACGGTTAAAACGATTGGCGATCTGGTGAACGGTGAAATTGAACGTACGCTTGAGATATCCAACCAGTCAATCATAAACGCGGCGATCAACATGTCCTcccatcagcaacagcagcagcaatcgtcTGCCGCATCCGGTAATTCGTCGGCTCCTCCGGCATCGGGTAACAACACGGTGATCAATACGCACGTGCAGCGCCCCGAGCGTGTAAGCATTCGGCTGCTGGAGGAAGCAGGACATGCAGCAGCGGGCGGGCCACCACCGCCCGGAAGCAGCGGCGGCGGAACGTACAGCCCCATTTCTAGACCGGGCAGTGTCGGAGATTCTGGCAGCAAGTCACCCGTCCACCATCTGCACGGTCAAAGCAATCTGGCCTCGTTGGTGCAGGTATCGGCATATAATGCTAAAAATCACAAGGGAGCTGGCACTACAGCTGCGCCGAgtacaatcgtatcgccgcgAGGTGGTGGTTcctcacagcagcagcagcagcaacaccagcagtaCTCGACGGCACCAGGtagtggtgctgctggaggtCCCGGTGCGGTTTATCAGCAGTCTACGTCCCGTGGGCACGATCGCCATCATTCGGGTGAACCAATGCCTTACATGGCGTTGCCGCGAGCGGATATGAAACCGTACCTGGAATCGTATTTCACCGACGAGCATAATAAGCGACAGCAacagttgcagcagcagcagcagcaccaccaccaccagcaccagcagcacccgcagcaccagcaacagcatctGCAACATCCAGTTCAATCACCTTCGCCATCAGCAATGTCAGCATCGGCTTTGGgattgcatcatcatcagcagcagcaaatgcatCATCAGCATGCACCGCTAGCGATGCATCGTGCAAGCCATCCGGTAGACCTTCATCGCGGTTCGGTGGTAATGAACGAGCCGGGAATGCTTTCCCGCTCTCGTGGCGAAATGATCCCAATGGATGACAACAGAATGGACCGCTTAAACGGTGGCCCACCCTTGGAAG GACTTGCCGCATCGTTGCAAGCACGCGTAATCGCAACACTCAAGATCAAGGAAGAGGACGAAGAGCGTCATAGGCGCGATCTAAGCATCCATCATAGTACTTCCGGAACGATAAACAGTAGCAGTAACAGCATTAACAGTACCAATAGCAATATCCACGGTGGAAGCCTTCAGATAGTACAAACTGCACACATTAAGTCTGAAA AATAcacctcatcatcatcctcatcttCTACATCGTCATTGTCCTCGACGTCATCCCATCATCACCATGCCCTGAAACGTACCTCACCGATCGTGGAACATCCGGCCGGCACGCGGCCCCCGAAGATGCTCTATACGACGTCCGCCTCGGCCGGTGGAATGGATTGTGGACCGGATGCGGATATGCTGCACGTACCGCGCGGTGCCGTACCCAGCGGCAGCGTGGTCGGCCACAGCGCTGTCCGTGGCGGATTGCTCGTTGCACCGCCGCTGGTAATGAGCCCGGAAATAAACTCGCTGTCGTCGGTGGTAGACGATGGACGGCATCACCATCAGCTGCACATTCGGCACAATCACCATTCGCGCAACGACGTAGACG